Proteins found in one uncultured Desulfuromonas sp. genomic segment:
- a CDS encoding peptidylprolyl isomerase has translation MSVAKPGQRVKVHYTGTYDDGEQFDSSQGKDPLEFTLGASQVIPGFEQAVTGMAVDEKKEVRIEAANAYGDYDEEQCAAVDRSMLPADLDVEVGMQLQAQTQEGIPLVVTVSAIDGDQVTLDGNHPMAGKALNFSLHLVEIADGES, from the coding sequence ATGAGTGTTGCAAAACCAGGTCAACGCGTCAAAGTGCACTACACCGGAACCTACGATGACGGCGAGCAATTTGATTCGTCACAGGGTAAGGATCCTCTGGAGTTTACCTTAGGTGCGTCCCAGGTGATTCCCGGATTCGAGCAAGCCGTGACCGGAATGGCAGTTGATGAAAAAAAAGAAGTTCGCATTGAAGCGGCCAATGCCTACGGTGACTACGACGAAGAGCAGTGTGCGGCTGTTGATCGTTCCATGCTGCCCGCGGATCTGGACGTGGAAGTGGGCATGCAGTTACAGGCCCAAACTCAAGAAGGGATTCCGCTGGTTGTGACGGTTTCCGCCATTGATGGCGATCAGGTCACATTGGATGGCAATCATCCCATGGCCGGAAAAGCCCTGAATTTTTCACTGCATCTTGTTGAGATCGCTGACGGCGAGTCATAA
- a CDS encoding PHP domain-containing protein has translation MTEQIDLHTHSACSDGAFTPQQLIEKAAQNRVVAMALCDHDNIDGVEPARQAGHQRGIDVISGVELSCVWKAFKDIHLLGYGFDPRHPRLNEELRAFQQFRRQRNALIVEKINERLQQRGLQSICYEKVAERAGGTIGRPHIAMELMAAGYAKTVEEAFIKYLTPCNIAKKFFPVDEAMALIHDAGGVAVLAHPPYISRDPDVMTTLLDDLTALGLQGVEVYNNGANCDEIEWYLTQIRLRGLFATGGSDFHGIEDGGAELGKIRAIGSIPYNCYTTLREVLASRGEQ, from the coding sequence ATGACGGAACAGATCGATCTTCATACCCACAGCGCGTGTTCTGACGGGGCGTTCACCCCGCAGCAGCTGATCGAAAAAGCCGCACAGAACCGCGTTGTTGCCATGGCCCTGTGTGACCATGACAATATTGATGGTGTTGAGCCGGCGCGGCAGGCTGGGCACCAGCGCGGCATTGACGTCATCAGCGGCGTCGAGCTGTCTTGCGTCTGGAAAGCGTTCAAGGATATTCACCTGCTCGGCTACGGTTTTGATCCGCGCCATCCACGTCTCAATGAGGAGTTGCGCGCGTTCCAGCAGTTCCGTCGCCAGCGCAATGCGTTGATTGTTGAAAAAATCAATGAACGCCTTCAGCAGCGTGGCTTGCAGTCGATCTGTTACGAAAAGGTTGCCGAGCGCGCCGGTGGCACCATTGGCCGTCCTCACATTGCCATGGAGTTGATGGCAGCCGGTTATGCCAAGACCGTAGAGGAGGCGTTTATCAAATATCTGACGCCGTGCAACATTGCCAAAAAGTTCTTCCCGGTGGATGAGGCCATGGCTTTGATTCACGACGCCGGTGGCGTCGCGGTGTTGGCGCACCCGCCGTATATCTCGCGGGACCCTGATGTGATGACAACCTTGTTGGATGATTTGACCGCCCTGGGGTTGCAGGGGGTTGAGGTCTACAACAATGGGGCCAACTGTGACGAGATTGAATGGTATCTAACTCAGATCCGTTTGCGCGGGTTATTTGCCACCGGTGGTTCCGATTTTCACGGCATTGAAGATGGTGGTGCCGAGCTGGGGAAAATAAGAGCGATAGGCTCCATACCGTACAACTGTTACACCACGTTACGTGAGGTGTTGGCCTCGCGGGGCGAGCAATAG
- a CDS encoding Tex family protein produces MAREKTSYEFPLGWLCEDSGLAQWQVENCSALLTGGATVPFIARYRKEQTGELDEVQIRQMQERLQYYHELAQRKQTILQTIEQAGKLSDELRGRIVQVRDKAVLEDLYLPYKPRRRTRATMARERGLEPLALSLVRGDMAWSAVEQLAEQLASQHEELADGAAALKGAGDILAEQINEQATIRARVRQKTWQQGVLVSRVAADYADKPSKYESYYQASEPLRQIPSHRMLALRRGEGEEVLRLTLETPRDDILKEMVRLCDAPRRAPWQEFFASVIADAYDRLLAPSIEVELRLDAKKIAEEAAIAVFADNLRHVLLAPAAGEVVVLGVDPGLRTGSKLAVVSATGAFLDHATIYPHTQKAQQPQFSHQISALINKYAVGMVAVGNGTGGREMEQFVRQTLRQYDHKCPVVMVNEAGASVYSASEIAREEFPDLDITVRGAISIARRLQDPLAELVKIDPKSIGVGQYQHDVNQRALKQSLDAVVESCVNYVGVDLNTASAALLGYVSGIGPTLAKAIVRERDQRGGFAQRCDLLDVPRLGAKAYEQAAGFLRVKGGHPLDNSAVHPENYALVERMAADLAVDVATLVGDTEKIKQLDLPRYVSEEVGLPTLRDIRDELLKPGRDPRRQFETASFRDDVQEMGDLQPGMVLQGSVTNVAAFGAFVDIGVHQDGLVHISELADRFVKNPAEIVKVGQVVHVKVLSVDTSRKRISLSIKQAKPSA; encoded by the coding sequence ATGGCGCGTGAAAAAACATCTTATGAATTTCCCCTTGGCTGGTTGTGCGAGGATAGTGGTCTGGCGCAATGGCAGGTGGAAAATTGCTCGGCCCTGCTCACCGGCGGAGCTACGGTGCCGTTTATTGCCCGTTATCGAAAAGAACAAACCGGTGAACTCGATGAAGTGCAGATCCGCCAGATGCAGGAACGACTCCAGTACTATCATGAGTTGGCTCAGCGCAAACAGACGATTCTGCAGACCATCGAACAGGCAGGCAAACTCAGTGACGAATTGCGTGGTCGTATTGTCCAGGTGCGCGATAAAGCGGTTTTAGAGGATTTATATCTGCCCTACAAACCGCGTCGACGAACCCGTGCCACCATGGCTCGCGAACGAGGGTTGGAGCCGTTGGCCCTGAGTCTGGTCCGCGGGGACATGGCGTGGTCGGCGGTTGAGCAATTGGCCGAGCAACTGGCCAGTCAGCATGAAGAGCTGGCTGACGGTGCCGCCGCCCTGAAAGGCGCCGGGGATATCCTGGCCGAACAGATCAATGAGCAGGCGACGATTCGTGCCCGAGTGCGTCAGAAAACCTGGCAGCAGGGTGTTTTGGTCAGTCGCGTTGCAGCGGACTATGCCGACAAACCGAGCAAATACGAAAGTTATTATCAGGCCAGCGAGCCGTTAAGACAAATACCCTCCCATCGCATGTTGGCGTTGCGACGTGGCGAAGGGGAAGAGGTGCTGCGCCTGACTCTGGAGACACCGCGCGACGACATTCTCAAAGAGATGGTCCGCTTATGTGATGCGCCACGTCGCGCACCATGGCAGGAGTTTTTCGCGTCTGTCATTGCTGATGCGTATGATCGCTTGCTGGCACCGTCTATAGAGGTGGAACTGCGCCTCGATGCCAAGAAAATTGCTGAAGAGGCGGCGATTGCCGTGTTTGCCGACAACCTGCGCCATGTGTTGCTGGCTCCAGCGGCCGGTGAAGTCGTGGTGCTCGGTGTTGATCCCGGGTTGCGTACCGGTTCAAAATTGGCTGTGGTCAGTGCCACGGGGGCGTTTCTTGATCATGCCACGATCTATCCGCACACCCAGAAGGCGCAGCAGCCGCAGTTCTCCCATCAGATCAGTGCATTGATCAACAAATACGCTGTTGGGATGGTGGCGGTGGGCAACGGTACCGGGGGGCGGGAGATGGAACAGTTTGTCCGTCAGACCCTGCGGCAATACGACCACAAGTGCCCGGTAGTGATGGTCAATGAGGCGGGAGCCAGTGTGTATTCCGCTTCGGAAATTGCCCGCGAGGAATTTCCCGACCTGGACATCACCGTGCGTGGAGCGATCTCCATTGCCCGACGTCTGCAGGACCCGTTGGCCGAACTGGTTAAAATCGATCCCAAGAGCATCGGCGTCGGTCAGTATCAGCATGATGTCAATCAGCGCGCCTTAAAGCAGTCTCTCGATGCGGTGGTGGAAAGTTGTGTCAACTATGTCGGAGTCGATTTGAACACGGCGTCGGCGGCGTTGCTCGGCTACGTATCCGGCATCGGGCCGACACTGGCCAAGGCCATTGTCCGGGAGCGCGATCAGCGTGGCGGGTTTGCCCAGCGTTGTGATTTGCTTGATGTGCCGCGCCTTGGCGCCAAGGCCTATGAGCAGGCTGCTGGTTTCCTGCGGGTGAAAGGGGGGCACCCCCTGGACAACAGCGCCGTTCATCCGGAGAACTATGCCTTGGTGGAACGGATGGCTGCCGACCTGGCTGTGGATGTGGCAACGCTGGTCGGCGATACCGAAAAAATCAAACAACTCGATCTGCCGCGCTATGTCAGTGAGGAGGTCGGCCTGCCGACCCTCAGGGATATTCGCGACGAACTGCTCAAGCCCGGTCGCGACCCGCGGCGTCAGTTTGAAACAGCCTCCTTTCGCGATGATGTTCAGGAGATGGGTGATCTGCAACCCGGCATGGTGTTGCAGGGCAGCGTGACCAATGTGGCTGCTTTTGGTGCCTTTGTCGATATCGGTGTGCATCAGGACGGCCTGGTTCATATCAGTGAACTAGCGGATCGCTTCGTGAAAAACCCGGCAGAAATTGTCAAGGTTGGCCAGGTGGTTCATGTTAAAGTGTTGTCAGTAGACACCTCACGCAAGAGGATTTCGTTGTCGATCAAGCAGGCAAAGCCCTCGGCTTAA
- a CDS encoding ATP-binding protein, with protein MNSILDIIKVLASFLVGAMTLSFLSFTQKTVVGYPHLILGYAIPALVGGLVSATLFILYRRTLLLTKNTTSALHGFSRTELTYSILAGSVTLCLFSAIQKAMAGYPMKLAGFTVPVLFGGLSGALIGMYLTRSRRLLIAQQEAGTFLQQEKERTDDIITSISDGLLVTDAEGRVELANPAAVELLGIPATGLTGKTLAEVLQQASAEDHSEFLKPNNIGHSAQIKLNTQDGSLRTVHARTAAVHNHQRCSGEIVLLLHDNTEEHRIDRMKSEFLSTATHNLKTPITAITGYSELLMSQNLLSSEEQQEFLTYIHDKAWQLNKLIDNLLDISRVESGREVRLEKSDVKAQRLMDEIKTFCDNQQTHCEFNYQFEHTESLLYIDLTKMVLVMENLISNAMKFSPGGGRISLTGNKTGNCYEIKIADEGIGMSDEECCQIFDRFYRADVSESAPHGFGLGLTLVKQLVEAHGGEVQVHSIPRQGTTVSFQLPIRNGVF; from the coding sequence ATGAATTCCATCCTCGACATCATTAAAGTTCTGGCGTCATTTCTAGTCGGTGCCATGACACTGAGCTTTTTATCCTTCACCCAGAAAACCGTAGTCGGCTACCCCCATCTGATCCTCGGCTATGCCATCCCAGCCCTGGTGGGTGGCCTTGTCAGCGCCACGTTATTCATCCTTTACCGCCGGACTCTTTTACTCACCAAGAATACAACCTCAGCTCTGCACGGTTTTTCTCGCACTGAACTCACCTACAGCATTCTTGCCGGCAGTGTGACACTGTGTTTATTCTCCGCCATTCAGAAGGCCATGGCAGGCTATCCGATGAAGCTGGCCGGGTTTACCGTGCCGGTCCTTTTTGGTGGGCTCAGCGGCGCCCTGATTGGCATGTATCTGACCCGCAGCCGCCGCCTGCTCATTGCCCAGCAGGAAGCAGGCACTTTTTTACAGCAGGAAAAAGAGCGCACCGACGACATCATCACCTCCATCAGCGATGGATTGCTGGTTACCGATGCCGAGGGTCGTGTTGAACTGGCCAATCCGGCCGCCGTGGAACTACTCGGTATTCCGGCGACCGGCCTGACCGGGAAAACCCTGGCAGAGGTTTTACAGCAGGCCAGCGCCGAGGACCACAGCGAGTTTCTAAAGCCCAACAACATTGGTCACAGCGCTCAGATCAAACTCAATACTCAAGATGGCAGCTTACGTACCGTTCATGCCCGCACCGCAGCCGTCCATAACCATCAACGTTGCAGTGGTGAAATCGTCCTGCTGCTCCACGACAATACCGAAGAGCACCGCATTGACCGGATGAAGTCGGAGTTTCTGTCCACGGCAACGCACAACCTGAAAACGCCGATCACAGCGATTACCGGTTATTCGGAACTGCTGATGAGCCAAAACCTGCTGTCCAGTGAAGAACAACAGGAATTCCTCACCTATATTCACGACAAAGCCTGGCAACTCAACAAATTGATCGACAACCTGCTTGACATCAGCCGGGTTGAATCTGGTCGCGAGGTTCGCTTGGAAAAAAGTGATGTCAAAGCTCAGCGCCTCATGGATGAAATCAAAACCTTTTGCGACAACCAGCAAACCCACTGTGAATTTAATTACCAGTTCGAGCACACCGAAAGCCTGCTGTATATCGATCTGACCAAAATGGTTTTGGTCATGGAAAACCTGATCAGCAATGCCATGAAGTTCTCTCCCGGCGGTGGTCGAATCTCGCTGACCGGCAACAAAACCGGCAACTGCTACGAGATTAAAATCGCAGATGAGGGGATCGGCATGAGCGATGAGGAGTGCTGCCAGATTTTTGACCGCTTCTATCGTGCCGATGTGTCGGAGTCTGCACCGCATGGATTTGGTTTGGGATTGACGTTGGTCAAACAGTTGGTGGAAGCCCACGGCGGCGAGGTTCAAGTGCACAGCATCCCACGTCAGGGCACCACAGTTTCATTCCAACTCCCGATCCGAAATGGCGTATTTTAA
- a CDS encoding ABC transporter ATP-binding protein produces the protein MSSDQHTLHIQQLSTFFFTANGIVKAVRDVSLTLEAGQTLALVGESGCGKSMTALSVLRLVPQPGRIVSGQIHFDGVDLLQLPNEEMRRVRGNRIAMIFQDPMTALNPVFNVGSQLKEVLSLHLGLDNKAAQQKAVDLLHQVGIPSPAQRYRDYPHQLSGGMRQRVMIAMALACNPEVLIADEPTTALDVTIQAQIMALLDDQRQQRRMANLLISHDLGVVAQNADSVAIMYDGLIVEQAPVTTLFNAPRHPYTQGLLNCIPHLGQRHKSLSNMPQGSFWQHCPQDFAPRGAEFAPLRNIGENHRVRMWE, from the coding sequence ATGTCCTCAGATCAACACACATTACACATTCAACAGCTCAGTACTTTTTTCTTCACCGCCAACGGCATCGTCAAAGCAGTGCGTGATGTCAGCCTGACGCTGGAGGCAGGCCAGACCCTGGCTCTGGTCGGGGAATCCGGCTGCGGCAAATCTATGACGGCTTTGTCGGTTCTGCGTCTGGTTCCGCAACCTGGGCGCATCGTCTCCGGGCAAATCCATTTTGACGGTGTCGACCTGCTGCAATTACCCAATGAAGAGATGCGCCGGGTACGCGGCAACCGGATTGCCATGATTTTTCAGGACCCCATGACTGCGCTCAATCCGGTCTTCAACGTCGGCAGTCAACTTAAAGAAGTGTTGAGTCTCCATTTAGGATTAGACAACAAGGCCGCACAGCAAAAGGCCGTCGACCTGCTTCATCAGGTCGGCATCCCCTCACCGGCCCAACGTTATCGTGACTACCCCCATCAGCTTTCCGGCGGCATGCGTCAACGGGTCATGATTGCCATGGCCCTGGCCTGCAATCCCGAGGTGTTGATTGCCGATGAACCAACCACAGCTCTTGACGTCACCATCCAGGCACAAATCATGGCCCTGCTCGACGACCAGCGCCAACAACGGCGCATGGCCAACCTGCTCATCAGTCACGATCTCGGTGTTGTGGCCCAGAATGCCGACAGTGTCGCGATCATGTATGACGGGCTGATTGTTGAACAAGCTCCGGTCACCACGTTATTCAACGCCCCCCGCCATCCATACACCCAGGGCCTGCTGAACTGCATTCCCCATCTCGGCCAACGCCATAAATCGCTTTCCAACATGCCGCAAGGGTCCTTCTGGCAACACTGCCCGCAAGACTTTGCCCCGCGTGGTGCCGAATTCGCGCCATTGCGCAACATCGGTGAGAATCATCGTGTCCGGATGTGGGAGTAA
- a CDS encoding oligopeptide/dipeptide ABC transporter ATP-binding protein — protein MPTPLLELRHVHKSFTVSGPQHLGKRVQLPAVCDVSLQLERGKTLGLVGESGCGKSTISKLIMGLLTPDQGTVHFQGTCLSELSPRQWRPYRRQIQMIFQDPYASLNPRMTVEQILSEPFIIHTRLNATERRQKVATLLDTVGLSASFARRYPHEFSGGQRQRIGIARALALQPEIIIADEPVSALDLSIQAQIINLLDELQQEFALTYLFISHDLSVVEHLCDEIAVMYLGRLVESSEVDRFYQQPLHPYSEALLQALPVADPRRQRRPLPSGEIPSPLNPPPGCPFHPRCPYAIDICRQQTPALQAHQKAGVAACHRCDELTLDGLTP, from the coding sequence ATGCCAACACCATTACTGGAACTGCGACACGTCCATAAGAGCTTTACTGTCAGCGGCCCCCAGCATCTGGGCAAACGGGTTCAGCTGCCGGCAGTGTGCGATGTTTCCCTGCAACTGGAACGGGGCAAAACATTGGGACTGGTTGGCGAATCCGGGTGCGGCAAGTCCACCATCAGCAAGCTGATCATGGGTCTGTTAACACCGGACCAAGGCACGGTTCACTTTCAAGGCACCTGCCTGAGTGAGCTATCGCCACGCCAATGGCGGCCGTATCGACGCCAGATTCAGATGATCTTTCAGGACCCATACGCGTCCCTGAATCCTCGCATGACCGTCGAACAGATTCTGTCGGAGCCGTTCATCATCCACACCCGGCTCAACGCAACCGAGCGCCGCCAAAAAGTGGCGACACTGCTGGATACGGTTGGCCTGTCAGCCTCCTTTGCCCGGCGTTATCCGCATGAATTCTCCGGCGGTCAACGCCAGCGTATCGGCATTGCCCGAGCCCTGGCGCTGCAGCCGGAAATCATCATTGCCGATGAACCGGTTTCCGCCCTCGACCTTTCCATTCAGGCCCAGATCATCAACCTTCTCGATGAACTGCAACAAGAGTTTGCCTTGACCTACCTGTTTATCTCCCACGATCTTTCCGTGGTGGAACATCTGTGTGATGAGATTGCCGTCATGTACCTGGGCCGTCTGGTTGAATCGTCCGAGGTTGACCGTTTTTACCAACAACCGCTCCACCCCTACAGTGAGGCGCTGCTTCAAGCCCTGCCTGTTGCCGACCCACGCCGACAACGTCGCCCACTGCCAAGCGGCGAGATCCCCTCCCCCTTGAACCCACCACCGGGTTGCCCCTTTCACCCACGTTGCCCCTATGCCATCGACATCTGCCGCCAACAAACACCAGCGCTGCAAGCGCACCAAAAAGCAGGGGTGGCAGCCTGCCATCGCTGCGATGAATTAACTCTGGACGGATTGACGCCTTGA
- a CDS encoding sigma 54-interacting transcriptional regulator encodes MTGPIKTVKERCRKCYACVRNCPVKAIKVKANYAEVIYPRCIGCGKCIAVCTQKAKIIADSSEETRQFLATAKKTVAVLGCSFPAFFHDASPGQLVTGLKRLGFSEVHEGASGVELISDSYMDQVEQSPDQPLISTHCPTIVDLIERHYPQMLKNLMTTVSPMIAIGRFIKAHHGEDVRVIYISSCIAGKFEIAAEQVAGAIDGVLTYKELSQMFRQQKLDLNRLGTTPFDGLEPQKGRLFPITGGPFQVFNVNDDFFHPQFISTEGEENSLEIIRDLAAGRIQARLVDIRFCNGGCIGGPGKNNRLTTFAKRTLIHQYFQSGSITYNTNPAYHNATPTMNLSRTFRNKHKRLDLPGGDSIRKILQQTNKVCEQDELDCGACGYDTCREHAIAVYQGLADIEMCLPYSLQRLEEDRVILAQKYELAKHALSQEFGEVEIVGKDPHTIEVLNLIRQVGPTPTTVLIRGESGTGKELTARAIHQMSQRADKTLVTLNCTTLTDSLLESELFGHKKGAFTGALADKRGLFEAANGGTIFLDEIGDITPKLQAELLRVLDSGEIRPVGGNSSRQVDVRLIAATNKNLEQGVTDGWFREDLFYRLNVFSITMPPLRSRLDSLEALVEQFLRSTSKRVNKTIDSIDRRAIEAMRNYQWPGNIRELQNIIERAAVLTQDNCIHLENLPVVFTELIAKHHDDPDQPSTSFRDSLERQLQLIEKGLLKSYLEQTQGNVSEAARRAQLPRRSMYRLLERHNLSGEDYRSGEK; translated from the coding sequence ATGACAGGACCGATCAAAACCGTCAAAGAGCGCTGCCGGAAATGCTACGCTTGCGTCAGAAACTGCCCGGTCAAAGCGATTAAAGTCAAAGCCAATTATGCCGAAGTGATCTATCCACGCTGTATCGGTTGCGGCAAATGTATTGCCGTCTGCACCCAAAAAGCCAAAATCATCGCCGACAGCAGTGAAGAGACCCGCCAGTTCCTTGCCACGGCCAAAAAAACCGTGGCGGTTCTCGGCTGCTCCTTTCCGGCATTTTTTCATGATGCCAGCCCCGGCCAATTGGTCACCGGTCTAAAGCGACTCGGCTTCTCCGAGGTTCATGAGGGTGCGTCCGGCGTTGAACTGATCTCAGATTCGTATATGGATCAGGTCGAACAGTCTCCGGACCAGCCACTGATCAGCACCCACTGTCCGACCATCGTCGACCTGATCGAGCGCCACTACCCGCAGATGCTAAAAAACCTGATGACCACGGTATCACCGATGATTGCCATCGGCCGCTTTATCAAGGCCCACCACGGTGAGGATGTGCGCGTTATCTACATCAGCTCATGCATTGCCGGTAAATTTGAAATTGCCGCCGAGCAGGTGGCCGGTGCGATTGACGGGGTTCTGACCTATAAGGAACTCAGCCAGATGTTCCGCCAGCAGAAGCTCGACCTCAACCGACTCGGCACCACGCCGTTTGACGGTCTGGAGCCGCAAAAAGGGCGGCTCTTTCCGATCACGGGGGGACCGTTTCAGGTGTTCAATGTCAACGACGATTTCTTCCATCCGCAATTTATCTCAACCGAAGGGGAAGAAAACTCGCTGGAGATCATTCGCGATCTGGCCGCCGGTCGCATTCAGGCCCGTCTGGTGGACATTCGCTTCTGCAATGGCGGCTGTATCGGCGGACCGGGTAAAAACAACCGTTTGACCACCTTTGCCAAACGGACCCTGATTCATCAATATTTTCAAAGCGGGTCAATCACCTACAACACCAACCCCGCCTACCACAACGCCACGCCGACAATGAATCTGTCGCGCACATTTCGCAACAAACATAAACGCCTCGACCTTCCCGGTGGCGACAGTATCCGCAAAATCCTTCAACAGACCAACAAAGTCTGTGAGCAAGACGAGCTCGATTGTGGCGCCTGTGGCTACGATACCTGCCGCGAACATGCCATTGCCGTCTATCAAGGGCTGGCGGATATTGAGATGTGCCTGCCCTACTCGCTGCAACGCCTGGAAGAGGACCGTGTCATTCTTGCCCAGAAATACGAACTGGCCAAACATGCCCTGTCCCAGGAATTCGGCGAAGTAGAAATTGTCGGCAAAGACCCCCATACCATTGAGGTGCTCAACCTGATCCGTCAGGTCGGGCCAACCCCGACAACGGTTCTGATCCGTGGTGAAAGCGGCACCGGCAAGGAACTCACGGCCCGCGCCATCCACCAGATGAGCCAACGGGCCGACAAAACCCTGGTCACCCTTAACTGCACCACCCTCACCGACAGCCTGTTGGAAAGCGAACTGTTTGGCCACAAAAAGGGCGCCTTTACCGGTGCCTTGGCAGACAAACGCGGCCTGTTTGAAGCGGCCAACGGCGGCACGATCTTCCTCGATGAGATTGGCGATATCACTCCCAAACTGCAGGCGGAGTTACTGCGCGTGCTCGACAGTGGTGAGATCCGCCCGGTGGGAGGCAACAGCAGCCGCCAAGTCGATGTTCGCCTGATCGCCGCGACCAACAAAAATCTTGAGCAAGGCGTCACTGATGGCTGGTTTCGTGAAGACCTTTTTTACCGACTAAATGTGTTCTCCATCACCATGCCGCCACTACGCAGTCGTCTCGACTCCTTAGAAGCCCTGGTGGAACAATTTCTCCGCAGCACCAGTAAACGGGTGAATAAAACCATCGACAGCATTGACCGCCGCGCCATTGAAGCCATGCGTAACTACCAGTGGCCGGGCAACATCCGCGAACTGCAGAACATCATCGAACGAGCGGCCGTACTGACCCAGGACAACTGTATCCATTTGGAAAACCTGCCGGTTGTGTTTACGGAGCTGATCGCCAAGCACCACGATGACCCGGACCAACCCTCGACATCGTTCCGCGACAGCCTTGAGCGCCAACTGCAACTGATCGAAAAAGGCCTGCTGAAAAGTTATCTTGAGCAAACCCAGGGCAACGTTTCAGAGGCGGCCCGGCGCGCCCAGTTGCCGCGCCGTAGCATGTACCGCCTGCTGGAACGCCACAATCTGAGCGGTGAAGATTATCGGTCTGGCGAAAAGTGA